A window of the Vibrio pomeroyi genome harbors these coding sequences:
- a CDS encoding TetR/AcrR family transcriptional regulator has product MAARKAGRPQQNLDVRQLLIEHARDLFVVQPYDKVSTRLVAERAGVNIAMIRYYFGSKAGLFEAMLRETLRPMQLQMQRLVDESSHENFLDLMRTYYKEMVKVPKFPRLIAQVMNMPPSEVQRELLEKVFLDVAKPAQDVIFEKLVEQGVLRKDMDPRLCRVSYISLMVFPFIAPPPLLAIHGIELNEEFLNRLIEHNIQLMTEGFVNAPSPSPLQEPK; this is encoded by the coding sequence ATGGCAGCGCGTAAAGCAGGGCGACCTCAACAGAATCTAGATGTACGGCAGTTACTCATTGAGCACGCTCGAGATCTGTTCGTGGTTCAACCGTATGACAAGGTATCGACTCGTTTAGTTGCTGAGCGAGCGGGTGTGAATATTGCGATGATTCGCTATTACTTTGGTAGTAAAGCCGGATTGTTTGAGGCGATGCTGCGTGAAACATTACGCCCTATGCAATTACAAATGCAGAGACTTGTTGATGAAAGCAGCCATGAGAACTTTCTCGATCTCATGAGAACCTATTACAAAGAGATGGTGAAGGTGCCGAAGTTTCCTCGCTTAATAGCCCAAGTGATGAACATGCCGCCTTCAGAAGTACAGAGAGAGTTACTCGAAAAGGTCTTTCTTGATGTTGCCAAACCTGCCCAAGATGTCATTTTTGAAAAGCTAGTTGAACAAGGCGTTTTAAGAAAAGATATGGATCCCAGACTCTGCCGCGTGTCGTATATAAGCTTGATGGTGTTCCCGTTCATTGCGCCGCCACCTTTGCTTGCTATTCATGGTATTGAACTCAATGAAGAATTTCTTAACCGACTTATCGAACACAACATCCAACTGATGACGGAAGGCTTTGTAAACGCCCCGAGCCCTTCACCTTTGCAGGAACCAAAATAA
- the leuA gene encoding 2-isopropylmalate synthase, whose amino-acid sequence MNDQVIIFDTTLRDGEQALAASLTVKEKLQIAYALERLGVDVIEAGFPVSSPGDFESVQTIAKNIKDSRICALSRAVAKDIDAAAEALKVAEQFRIHTFISTSTVHVQDKLRRSYDDVVEMAVKAVKHARNYTDDVEFSCEDAGRTPIDNLCRMVEAAINAGAKTINIPDTVGYTVPNEFGGIIKTLFDRVPNIDQAIISVHCHDDLGMSVANSIAAVQAGARQVEGTINGIGERAGNCSLEEIAMIIKTRQELLGVHTGLNHQEIHRTSKLVSQLCHMPIQDNKAIVGANAFSHSSGIHQDGMLKNKNTYEIMTPESIGLKNKALNLTSRSGRAAVKSHMDAMGYKDNEYNLDSLYEDFLKLADRKGQVFDYDLEALMHFANLRDEDDFYKLNYLSVQSGSVMSTTSIKLQCGDEEKCEAAVGNGPVDALYQCIYRLTGYEIVLDKFDLTAKGEGEDGLGQADIIANYKGRKYHGTGVSTDIVEASGQALLHVINSIQRADTIAEMKQQKIATV is encoded by the coding sequence ATGAACGATCAAGTGATAATTTTTGACACGACCTTACGTGATGGCGAGCAAGCGTTGGCTGCAAGCTTAACGGTAAAAGAGAAATTACAGATCGCTTATGCACTTGAACGACTGGGTGTAGATGTTATTGAAGCGGGCTTCCCAGTGTCATCACCAGGCGATTTCGAGTCAGTACAAACCATTGCAAAGAATATTAAAGACAGCCGAATCTGTGCACTTTCTCGTGCAGTAGCGAAGGATATCGACGCCGCTGCAGAAGCGTTAAAAGTCGCTGAGCAGTTCCGTATTCACACCTTCATTTCTACATCAACGGTTCACGTTCAAGATAAATTGCGCCGTAGCTACGACGATGTAGTTGAGATGGCAGTAAAAGCGGTTAAACACGCTCGTAACTACACAGACGATGTTGAGTTCTCTTGTGAAGATGCAGGCCGTACGCCTATCGACAACCTTTGTCGTATGGTTGAAGCAGCAATCAACGCGGGCGCCAAAACCATCAACATTCCAGACACAGTGGGCTACACAGTACCTAACGAGTTTGGTGGCATTATCAAAACGCTATTTGATCGCGTTCCAAACATCGACCAAGCGATCATCTCTGTTCACTGTCACGATGACTTGGGCATGTCGGTTGCTAACTCAATTGCAGCGGTACAAGCCGGTGCTCGTCAAGTTGAAGGTACTATTAACGGTATAGGTGAGCGCGCTGGTAACTGTTCTTTAGAAGAAATCGCAATGATCATCAAAACTCGCCAAGAGTTACTAGGTGTTCATACTGGTTTGAATCATCAAGAGATTCACCGTACCAGTAAGTTGGTTAGCCAGCTTTGTCACATGCCAATTCAAGACAACAAAGCTATCGTCGGTGCAAACGCGTTCAGCCACTCTTCAGGTATTCACCAGGATGGCATGCTAAAGAACAAGAACACTTACGAGATCATGACTCCTGAGTCTATTGGCTTGAAAAACAAAGCGTTGAACCTAACAAGCCGTAGTGGCCGTGCTGCTGTTAAGAGCCACATGGACGCAATGGGTTATAAAGACAATGAGTACAACCTAGATTCATTGTACGAAGACTTCTTGAAGCTTGCTGACCGTAAAGGCCAAGTGTTCGATTACGACTTAGAAGCATTAATGCACTTCGCGAATCTACGCGATGAAGATGACTTCTATAAACTTAACTACCTAAGCGTACAATCTGGTAGTGTTATGTCTACGACCAGCATCAAGCTGCAATGTGGTGATGAAGAGAAGTGCGAAGCCGCTGTCGGTAACGGCCCTGTTGATGCGCTATACCAATGTATCTACCGCTTAACTGGCTACGAAATCGTACTAGACAAGTTCGACCTAACCGCAAAAGGTGAAGGCGAAGATGGCTTAGGCCAAGCGGACATCATTGCCAACTACAAAGGTCGTAAGTACCACGGCACGGGCGTTTCAACAGA